CTGCAACTGCTGCGCGAGCGCGTGTTCGACTGCATGGTGATCGACCTGACACTGCCGGACATGCCCGGCACCGAGCTGCTGCAGCGGATGGCGGGCGAGCTCTACTCGTTCCCGCCGGTGATCGTCTACACCGGCCGCTCGCTGTCGCGCGACGAGGAATCGGCGCTGCGCCGCTACTCGCACTCCATCATCATCAAGGGCGCGCGCTCGCCCGAGCGGCTGCTCGACGAGGTCACGCTGTTCCTGCACCAGGTGGAGACCGAGCTGCCGCCCGAGCGCCAGCGCATGCTGCAGGCCGCGCGCAACCGCGACCGGGCCTTCGATGGCGCCACGCTCCTGGTGGTCGACGACGACGTACGCAACATCTTCGCACTGACCAGTGCGCTGGAAATGAAGGGCGCCCAGGTGGTGGTGGCCCGCAACGGCCACGAGGCGCTGGACCAGCTCGACGCCCGGCCCGATATCGATCTGGTGCTGATGGACATCATGATGCCGGAGATGGATGGCTACCAGGCAATGCGCGAGATCCGCCAGCAACCGCGCTTTGCCGACCTGCCCATCATCGCCGTCACCGCCAAGGCGATGCGCGACGATCAGGAGCGCTGCATTGCCGCCGGTGCCAACGATTACCTCGCCAAGCCGATCGACCTGGATGCGCTAGTCTCGCTGGTGCGGGTGTGGATCTCGCGTCCGGGGCGCAGCCTGTGAGCACGCCGCCGCACGATTACGCCGAGCGCGATTTCGACATCGAGCTCAGGCTGCTGATCGAAGCGATCTACCTCAAGTACAGCTATGACTTCCGCAACTACTCGCCCGCTTCGCTGAAGCGGCGCGTGCAACATGCGCTGGTCCAATTCGAATGCCGCACGGTATCGGGCCTGCAGGAGCGCATCCTGCATTCGCAGCAGCAGTTCGCCGAGCTGCTGCAGTACCTCACGGTGCCGGTGAGCGAGATGTTCCGCGACCCGGCCTATTTCCTCGCGCTGCGCCGCGACGTGCTGCCGGTGCTCGCCACCTATCCGTCGCTCAAGATCTGGATCGCCGGCTGCAGTACCGGGGAGGAGGTCTATTCACTGGCCATCCTGCTGCACGAGGAAGGCCTGCTCGAACGCACCCTGATCTACGCCACCGACATCAACCCGCGCAGCCTGCAGCGTGCCGAGGACGGCATCTACCCGGTGGCCGACCTGCAGCGCTTCACCGCCAACTACCGCGCTGCCGGCGGCAAGCGCGCGTTCTCCGACTACTACACCGCCGCCTACGGCTCGGCCATTCTCGATCGCCAGCTCAAGCGCCAGGTGACCTTCGCCGACCACAGCCTCGCCACCGACAGCGTGTTCGCCGAGACCCACCTGGTGTCGTGCCGCAACGTGCTGATCTACTTCAACCGCGAACTGCAGGACCGCGCCTTCGGCCTGTTCTGCGATTCGCTGTGCCATCGCGGCTTCATGGGCCTCGGCAGCAAGGAGACCGTGCAGTTCTCCAGCCATGCCACGGCCTTCGAGACGGTGGCGCGCGACGAAAGGATCTACCGCAAGCGATGATCCACGTTCCCCTCCCCGCCCAGGCCGTGGTGATCGGCGCCTCCGCCGGTGGCATCGATGCGCTGCTGCGCGTGCTGCCAGCCTTGCCCGCCAGCTATCCGCTGCCGGTGATCGTGGTCATCCACCTGTCCGACCGCTATCCCAGCCTGCTGGCGCAGCTCTTCGCCGCACGCATGGCGCTGCCGGTGCACGAGGCCGAGGACAAGCAGCCGATCGAAGCCGGCCATGTCTATTTCGCACCGCCGGGCTACCACCTGCTGGTGGAGCGCAACCGCCATTTCGCACTCAGCATCGATGCCCCGGTGCACTACTCGCGCCCGGCGATCGACGTGCTGTTCGCCTCGGCCGCCGATGCCTACGGCGCCGGCCTCGTCGGTGTGCTGCTCACCGGCGCCAATGCCGACGGCGCTGCAGGCCTTGCCGCGATCGCCCGTTGCGGCGGCCGGGTGTGGGTGCAGTCGCCGGCCGAGGCCACGGTATCGGCGATGCCCGAAGCGGCACTCAAGGCCACCAAGCCGGATGCCATCGTCACGCTGGATCAACTGGCCACCCTACTGGTAGCCCTGCCTGGCAAGGAAAGCCCATGAACGACCTCGAACGGGCCAGCCTGCTGCTGGTGGATGACCTGCCGGGAAACCTCGCTGCGCTGGAAGCGCTGATCGGCCACGACGGCCTCGACATCCATCAGGCGCAATCGGGCGCTGCGGCGCTGGAGCTGCTGCTGCGCCACGAATTCGCGCTCGCCATCGTCGACGTGCAGATGCCGGGCATGAACGGCTTCGAGCTCGCCGAATACATGCGCGGCAC
This region of Chitinolyticbacter meiyuanensis genomic DNA includes:
- a CDS encoding chemotaxis protein CheB — its product is MIHVPLPAQAVVIGASAGGIDALLRVLPALPASYPLPVIVVIHLSDRYPSLLAQLFAARMALPVHEAEDKQPIEAGHVYFAPPGYHLLVERNRHFALSIDAPVHYSRPAIDVLFASAADAYGAGLVGVLLTGANADGAAGLAAIARCGGRVWVQSPAEATVSAMPEAALKATKPDAIVTLDQLATLLVALPGKESP
- a CDS encoding CheR family methyltransferase is translated as MSTPPHDYAERDFDIELRLLIEAIYLKYSYDFRNYSPASLKRRVQHALVQFECRTVSGLQERILHSQQQFAELLQYLTVPVSEMFRDPAYFLALRRDVLPVLATYPSLKIWIAGCSTGEEVYSLAILLHEEGLLERTLIYATDINPRSLQRAEDGIYPVADLQRFTANYRAAGGKRAFSDYYTAAYGSAILDRQLKRQVTFADHSLATDSVFAETHLVSCRNVLIYFNRELQDRAFGLFCDSLCHRGFMGLGSKETVQFSSHATAFETVARDERIYRKR